In Streptomyces nojiriensis, one genomic interval encodes:
- a CDS encoding 5-formyltetrahydrofolate cyclo-ligase, producing MAENPPTASAKAELRRELLAARRALSPENRRTAAAALAVSSFELPELAGAHTVAAYVSIGTEPGTRELLDALRAAGKRVLLPLLLPDNDLDWAAYEGPASLAEAAHPGKMRLLEPTGPALGPDAVTGADAVLLPGLAVDGRGMRLGRGGGSYDRVLERLERAGAHPALVVLLYDDEVVARVPEEPHDHPVQAVATPSGVHRFSP from the coding sequence GTGGCAGAGAACCCGCCCACCGCCTCCGCCAAGGCCGAACTGCGCCGAGAACTGCTCGCCGCGCGCCGTGCCTTGTCCCCCGAGAACCGCCGCACGGCGGCCGCCGCACTCGCCGTCAGCTCCTTCGAGCTGCCCGAACTGGCCGGTGCCCACACGGTGGCGGCGTACGTGTCGATCGGCACCGAACCCGGCACCCGGGAGCTCCTCGACGCCCTGCGCGCGGCCGGCAAGCGGGTGCTGCTCCCCCTGCTGCTGCCCGACAACGACCTCGACTGGGCGGCGTACGAGGGCCCGGCCTCACTCGCCGAGGCCGCCCACCCGGGCAAGATGCGGCTGCTGGAGCCGACCGGCCCCGCGCTCGGGCCGGACGCGGTCACCGGGGCCGACGCCGTACTGCTGCCCGGGCTCGCGGTGGACGGCCGCGGCATGCGCCTCGGCCGCGGCGGGGGCAGTTACGACCGGGTGCTGGAGCGGCTGGAGCGCGCCGGGGCGCATCCCGCGCTGGTCGTGCTCCTCTACGACGACGAGGTGGTCGCGCGGGTCCCGGAGGAACCGCACGACCACCCCGTGCAAGCGGTGGCGACCCCGTCAGGGGTGCACCGCTTCAGTCCATGA